The Agrococcus sp. ProA11 genomic sequence CGCATCGGACTCGCGATCGAGGCGCAGCGCCAGCGGCGCACGACACCGCCGCGCACCCCCGAGCTGCCGGCGGCCGAGTGGACGCCGCTGGCGGCCGACGGCACCGCAGCCGAGGCGGCCGTCGAGCTCCACGTCGAGCGCGATGGCGACGAGCTCGTAGTGCACGGCCGAGCAACGGGCGAGGCGATCGCGCTGTGGGTCGACGGGACGCAGCCTGCGATCGCTGTCGATGGCGACACGTTCACCGCGCGTGCCGCGGGCAGCCTGGTCGTGGCGCTCGTGCGCGGCACGACGGGCGATGCGGGAGCGTGGGCGCAGGCGTGATTCGCTGATCGCCGAGCGTCAGCTTCGCGCTCGATTCGCCGCGTCTGCCGCGCGCAGGATCCGTTGCGCTCGCAGGCGCATCGCCTCGTCGACCATCTGCCCGTCGGCGAGCGTCGTGACGCCGCCGTCCGCAGCGTCGAGCGCATCGAGCACGGCGTGCGCCCACGCGCGGTCAGCATCGCTGGGGGCGAACGCTTGGCGGATGACGTCGATCTGCTTCGGGTGCACGGCCGTGCGGCCGCCGAAGCCGAGCGCGGCGCCGGCACGGCAGTCCTCCTCCAGCCCAGCCGGGTCGCCGATCGCCGGGTAGACCGACATGAGCGGCGCATCGAGCCCCGCCGCGCGGACGGCGAGCACGAGCCGGATGCGCAGATGCTCCAGCATCGCGGGGCTCGACGAGCCCAGGTCGCTGCGCAGATCCGACTCCCCCAGCGCGACGGAGGCGACCGCGGGATGGGCCGCGATCGCGTCGAGGGCGGCGACACCGGCGGCGTCCTCGACGATCGCATGCAGCCGCCGGCTCGCGTCGCCGAGCTCGCCCACGATGCGGTCGAGCAGGTCGATGCCTGCCTTCGGCACCCGCAGGCCGACGTCGAAGCGCCCGGCGACGGCGAGGTCGCCGATGTCGCCGAGGCGCACCTGCAGCTGCACGGTGCTGGTCCGAAGTTGCACAGGCGCGTCCTCGTGCTGCCGTTCCCCGGCGCTGTGGTCGAGCAGGAAGCGCTCCACGGCCGCACGGGCCTCGGCCTTCCGGTCGCCCGCGACGGCATCCTCGAGGTCGAGGATCACGATGTCGGCGCCCGAGCGCATGGCCTTGTCGAATCGGTCGGGTCGATCGCCCGGCACGTACAGCGCGACGGTCATACGATGCCTCGCTCCCGCAGCGCCGCTGCCTGCTCGGCGGTGACCCCGAGCTCGGCGAGCACCGCATCGGTGTCCTCGCCGTGACGGCGGCCGGTGTGGCGCACCTGCCCGGGCGTCGCCGACATCCGGAACAGCACGTTCTGCATGCGGATCTCCCCCAACTCCGGATCATCGATCGGCAGGATCGTGCCGAGCGAGTCGTACTGCGGGTTCGCCATCACGC encodes the following:
- a CDS encoding CoA ester lyase, yielding MTVALYVPGDRPDRFDKAMRSGADIVILDLEDAVAGDRKAEARAAVERFLLDHSAGERQHEDAPVQLRTSTVQLQVRLGDIGDLAVAGRFDVGLRVPKAGIDLLDRIVGELGDASRRLHAIVEDAAGVAALDAIAAHPAVASVALGESDLRSDLGSSSPAMLEHLRIRLVLAVRAAGLDAPLMSVYPAIGDPAGLEEDCRAGAALGFGGRTAVHPKQIDVIRQAFAPSDADRAWAHAVLDALDAADGGVTTLADGQMVDEAMRLRAQRILRAADAANRARS